A window from Candidatus Krumholzibacteriota bacterium encodes these proteins:
- the rpsO gene encoding 30S ribosomal protein S15, with the protein MALDGNAKKEIIDKFKLHDSDSGSPEVQVAILTKRINDLTEHFKKHRKDFGSRRGLLKMVGRRRKLLDYLKKNRIEKYRALIKELNLRK; encoded by the coding sequence ATGGCTTTAGACGGAAATGCTAAGAAAGAGATAATTGACAAATTTAAGCTCCATGATTCGGATTCCGGATCACCGGAAGTGCAGGTTGCTATCCTCACAAAGAGGATTAACGACTTGACGGAACACTTCAAAAAGCATAGGAAGGATTTCGGTTCCAGACGCGGTCTATTGAAGATGGTAGGTAGAAGAAGGAAACTGCTGGATTATTTGAAAAAGAACAGAATTGAAAAATACAGGGCGCTCATCAAGGAATTGAATCTCAGGAAATAA